CTACTCATCGCACTGTTTCTAATCCATACCTTCCAGGAGCTGATATTTCAGGTGTAGATGCGAAAACCAATAAGTATTTAGGTGTTTATCTAGCAGATGAAAACAACAAAATTATAGATTATAAGGAAATTAAGTTATCAAAAGGAAAAGTTCAGACGGAAAAATGGAATTTAGTTTGGGAAGATGAGTTTGAGGAAGATGAAATTAATGATAGCAAGTGGAACTTCATCCAAGGTGGTGGAGGTTATGGGAATCATGAATTACAGCATTATACAAACCGTCAAGAAAACGCACGTATTGAAGATGGTAAATTAATGATTGAAGCACGTGAGGAGAGTTTCGGTTCTGAAGAATATACTTCTGCTAAGTTAACAACAGAGGGAAAAGGTGACTGGAAGTACGGTCGTTTTGAAATTAGAGCGAAATCACCTGAAGGGCAAGGGATTTGGCCTGCGATTTGGATGATGCCTACGGATTATCAAGTGTACAATGTGTGGCCTTCATCTGGTGAAATTGATATTTTTGAACTGGTAGGACATGATCCTTATACTGTTCATGGTACATTACATTACGGTGTTCCTCATACTTATACAGGTGAATCTTATCAATTACCTGGTGAGAAGAAGTTTAGTGATGATTTCCATACTTACACAATGGAGTGGGAACCAGGAGAAATCAGATGGTATGTAGACGAGGTTCTTTTTTCAAAGCAAAATGATTGGTTCTCTAAAGATCCAAACAATCCAGAAAACTATACTTACCCAGCACCATACGACAGAGAGTTTTATTTACAATTAAACCTAGCTGTTGGTGGAGACTGGCCTGGATATCCAGATCATACGACGGTATTCCCGCAGCAATTTGTAATTGATTATGTAAGGGTGTATGAATTAGACGGAGAATATAGAGAAGCAGGTATTCGACCTGAACCTTCTCCTTATGAATCTCAAACAACAGGAGATGTTAGAGGACCATTAGAAGACGGAAATTATGTATATAACGGTTCTTTTGATGATGATTTATCAAATTGGGAATTCCAACCTTACGAACCCAAAACTCAATTTGGTGGTGAGGGTGAAGTGACGGTTGTTGCAAGTGAATTGAATACAGTGATTCAAAAACAAGGAGAAGCACCTTGGGCAATACAAATAGTCCAAACTCAAATATCAATGGAAAAAAATGAACGTTACACCCTTTCGTTTGATGCTAGATCATCTGGAAATCGTCAAATGATGGTGAACGTCTCTGGCCCTGATCGAAATTTCTCTCGTTATTTTCAGGATACGAACGTTTCTTTAGATGGAAATATGCAGCATTTTGAATTTACGTTTGATATGGTTCAAGATTCCGATATGAATGCACGTGTTGAATTTAATATGGGGCAGGTCTCTACTTTGCCTGTATGGATAGATAATGTCAAACTTGTTAAAAAGGAAAAGGACCCTAATGAAACGAAATCTATTCTTCCAACAGGAAACTATGTTTATAATGGAACATTTGATCAAGGTGATCACCGTTTATCATTTTGGGAATTAACAAGTGACAATGGAGTAAACGCAACTGCGAGTGTAGGGATTGAACTTGAAGAAAGAGAATTGGAAGTTACTGTGAATGAGACAGGAGACTCACTTGAATCCATACGTTTAACTCAAACTGATTTAAACATGGAAAAAGGAAAAACATATTATCTTTCCTTTGACGCTCGTGCAGAAGAAGAAGGAATGATTGGTGTTAAAATGACGGATGAAACACAAAAAAACATTCATGCTACAAAAACATTCGATATATTAAGTGATACTCAGTCAAATAGTTTTGTATTTAAGATGGAAAATGAAACAGATGCACACGCACAGCTTCAGTTTTTATTGGGAAGTCAAAAAAGTGCAGTATTTTTAGATAATATTTTGTTAAAAGAACTATTACCACCAACATTATTGGAAGAACATATTGTTATCAGAGCCAAAGAGTATGATGACATGGTGGGAGTTGTCATTGAAGGTGAAACTGTTGGTTTTATTGAAGAAGGGGACTGGATGCAGTATATCATAGATGTAAAAAAAACAGGGAATTATAAAATTTCTTATTATGCTGCATCAGATCGAGATGATGGACAAATAACCATGTTATCCAAGTCAGGTAGTGTTTTTACTCAAAATTTGAATGCGGGTGAATTGTTGGAAAGTGAAGCTGATCACGAAACATCCATTCAAGTAGAAAAAACAGGAGGATGGCAGTCCTACCGTTCAATGAATGATACGATTACTTTAAATGCAGGAGTTCAGACGATTCAGATTTATGCTCCTAACGTCAATTTACACTGGTTTAGTATAGCGGAAGAAAAGTGAAAAATGAATGAATCTTAAATGTCAAAATAGGTAAATAGATTTGCAGGATTTTTTCATATAAAGGAATAGTTATTGACAACCTTTTGTTAACAGATTTATTATTGAGGGAGGGAGAATAAGCTTCCTTCCTCGATTAAGTATTTCTAAACTAAAGAGTAATGTAATCATCTTATTTACTTTTTATCTTCTCTTGTTAACGTTTTCAGTTAATAAAATTTTTAATAAAAGATTCTTCAGTTTCATTATTAAATAACAAACTAAGTAAAATGAAAACGATTTCATAAAATTCAAAATCACTTTTATTTTTTATAAGTTTAGTTTTTTGAAAGGGGTGATACTTATCTAGGGGAATTTATTTAGATTTCATAGTTGTCTCCCAATTTAGTAGGTAGTAAAACAGGTTATTTTAATCTATGAGTATGCACTTATTCTAATATTAAAGGAGAGAGTTCATTTGAAGAAATTATTATCCCTTTTACTAGTTTTAATGATGGTGTTGAGTAGTTTCCAAATTGTATTTGCTGAAAAGAAAGGAAATGGGAATGATGCACCTGCAACTAATAATTTTAATCCTAGAGCTTCTAAAGGTCAGTTACATGGCTCAACTGAAGTAGATGTGAAAATTGATGAAAGCGTACATCATTTGGCAGTACAAGTTTCCAGTTTACCAATTGAAACACCCAATGCTGGGGATGAAGTACCTACTGACTTTTCTATCAAAAACCCATATACTGCACTAGATGATATTTCAGGTGTGGATGCAGAAATTAATAAATACCTTGGTGTTTATTTAGCTGATGACAATAATAAAGTCGTAGATTTCAAATTACTTGAACTTACAAAAGGTAAAGTTCAAAAAGAAAAATGGAACCTTGTTTGGGAAGATAACTTTGATGGACAAATAATAGACGAAACGAAATGGAACTTCATCCAAGGTGGTGGAGGTTACGGAAATAATGAACTTCAAAATTACACAAACCGTGAAGAGAATGCACGTGTAGAAAATGGTTTATTAATTCTTGAAGCACATGAAGAAAACTTTGGAGGAAATGATTATACTTCTGCTAAGTTAACTACTGAAGGTAAAGGTGATTGGACTTACGGTAAGTATGAGTTTAGAGCGAAAATGCCAGAGGGACAAGGGATATGGCCTGCGATTTGGATGATGCCTACTGATTATGGTATCTATGATATTTGGCCTTCCTCAGGTGAAATCGATATTATGGAATTTTTAGGACATGATCCTTATACGGTTTATGGAACACTTCACTATGGGGTGCCATGGACTCATACTGGTCAGGATTTTCAACTGCCAAGCGGGGAAAGTTTTGTAGATGATTATCATACATTTACATTAGAATGGGAACCGGGTGAAATGAGATGGTATGTCGACGGGATTTTATTCTCTACTCAAAATGATTGGTTTTCTAAAGATCCACAAGGAGCAGACAGTTTCACTTATCCAGCACCGTATGACAGAGATTTTTATATTCAAATGAACTTAGCTGTTGGTGGAAACTGGCCAGGTAGTCCAGATGAAACGACTGTATTCCCTCAGCAACTTTTAATTGATTATGTTCGTGTATATGAATTAGATGGGGAATATAGAGAAGCGGGTGAAAAACCTGAACCTAATCCTTATATTAATAATGACTCAGAAGGAAGAGAACCATTAGAGGATGGAAATTATATTTATAACGGAAATTTTGCTGAAGAGTTAGCTTTTTGGGATTTCCAACCTTTTGATCCAGATGATTTATTTGGGGGTGAAGGTGAGGTTTCAGTTGTTGATGGTGTATTAAATACGACGATTACAAATGCAGGAGATGCACTTTGGGCTTTACAATTTGTTCAACCGAATCTACCCATTGAAAACGGTGAAAGATATAAATATTCCTTTGATGCTTGGTCTTTAGGAGATCGTTCTATGATGGTAAACGTATCTGGACCAGATAATAACTTTGCTCGTTATTTGCAGGATGCTACGATCGGGTTAACGGATACACCACAGCACTTTGAGTTTATTTTTGACATGGTACAACCAACAGATATAAATGCTCGTGCTGAGTTTAACATGGGGCAAGCGTCAACACTACCCGTTTTTATAGATAATGTACGTTTGGAAAAAGTTGAAAAGGATCCAAATGCTTCTAAAGAAGTACTATCAGATGGAAACTATATTTATAATGGAACTTTTGATCAAGGTACGAATCGATTAGGTTTCTGGGAATTAACAACTGATGATTCTGCAACAGCTTCGGCTTCAGTAAATAGTGAAATCTATTATCGTGAACTATATGTATCTATTGATGAAGCAGGTACATCTCCTGATTCCATTGCTGTAAGTCAAAACCATTTAAATATTGAAGAGAATCAAAGTTACATTGTTTCTTTTGACGCTCGAGCAGTAGAAGAAAGGTCAATTGAAATTCAATTAACAGATGCGGATCAAACTGAAATTTATATGAATGAATCCATAGATTTATCAACAGCTACACAAGAGTATTCGAAAGTATTTAGAATGAACAATCCTACAGATGAACATGCATTATTACAGTTTTTATTTGGAAATCATGATGCAGGTGTTTTTGTAGATAATGTAACAATGAAAGCCATTTCTCCACCAAAAGACATTGCAGGAGATACACAAATTGAAGCGGAAGACTATGTAAGCATGTTTGGCGTGATCGCTGAAAACGATGGTCAAACGATTGGTTTTATTGATGAAGGAGATTGGTTGCAATACGCTATAGACGTCCAAGAAGCTGGGGAATATGTGATTTCATACTCTGTTGCTTCAAACGTGGACACAGGAAGTTTGACTTTATTAACAAAAACGGGAAGTGCATATACCGGTGAATTGGAATTTAATGATGAAATAACAGAATCTGAAGCTGATGGTCTATATAACATGGATATTGCTAACACTGGTGGATGGAATAACTGGAGTATAGTAAGTCAAACGGTTAACTTAGAAGAAGGTGTACAGACGCTTCAAATTGCTTCACCGGGTGTGAATTTGGATTGGTTTACGATATCAACCGAAAGCCAGAGCCAAGGTGAAGATCTTATTATAAATGGTACGTTTGATTCCATTGTAGAACCAACTTTTGCTTGGTGGGGAGATCAATGGAATGGGTATGCTGAAGGTGAAACCTCAATTGAGGATGGTTTACTTAAAGTTCATCTTGAAAGTTTAGGAGCACAGGCTTTCATTCCACAAGTTGTTCAAGAAGGATTACAATTTATTAGTGGGCAAACCTATACAGTAAGTTTTGATGCGAAATCTACTTCACCTAAAAAAATAAACGTAAATGTGGGTAGAGGTTTGGATGCTGCACCTTGGTTTATTCCATATGTTGATACACAACAGGTACAATTAAACGATGAATTACAAACTTATCAGTTTACATTTACTATGAACGAAGCTTCATATGATAATGGAAAGATCGTATTTGAATTAGGTCCAGTTGATGGTGAAGCAGTTACAGGTGATGTATATTTTGATAATGTAAGTATTAAAAGAGATATTATTCAAAATGGACACTTCAGTTCTTCAATTGATCCATGGCAAGCTTGGTGGGGAGATCAATGGGCTGGTTATGCAGTTGGAGAAATAAATGCAACCGATGGACAGATGGTGATCGATATTGAGCAGACGGGTGATCAATCCTATAGTCCACAAGTTTTTCAAAATGGTTTGTATTTAGAAAATGGGAACACCTATACAGTTTCCTTTGATGCAAGCTCAAGTGAAGCAAGGCAAATGAATGTGAATGTTGGAAGAGAACTAACAGAAGCACCTTGGTTTATTCCATATGCTGATACACAGATCATTGATTTAAGTACTGATCAAGAGAATTATCGTTTTACTTTTACAATGAATGAAGACACATACAATAATGGGAAGATCGTGTTTGAATTAGGTAATATAGCTGGTGAAGCTATTCCTGCTACGATCAGCTTAGACAATGTTAGTATTGTCCAAGGTATACTCAATGGCGGGGGAGACTCTTCAGGTGGAGGCGACCAAGACCCAGACGATCCAATTGGAGATGATCAAAACCCAGGTGACGAATTAATTCAAAATGGTACTTTTGAAACCCTTGTTGAGCCATGGTTTAGCTGGTGGGGAGATCAATGGGCTGGTTTTGCTGAAGGAGATGTGAATGTAACAGATGAGCAATTAGTGATTTCAATAAATGCTGTTGGAGCAGCTTCCTATAGTCCACAACTTTTTCAAGATGGTTTAACCTTAGTAAATGGTTCAACGTATATAGTTAGTTTTGATGCCAAGGCAGATGCAGCGAAAAAGGTAAATGTTAATGTTGGAAAAGAGTTAACGACTGCCCCATGGTTTGTTCCATATGTGGATATGCAACAGGTAGAAGTAGGGACGGAGTATCAGAATTATTCTTTTACATTCACGATGAGTGAAGAATCCTATGATAATGGGAAAATTGTATTTGAATTAGGTTCAATAGATGGTGAAGCTGTGACAGGAGACGTATATTTGGATAATATCAGTATTGTTGTAGGTGAATGAAAATATAGATGAAGAATCAGCAGTTAATGCTGAAGATCCTTCACTAAGTGATAATTGTAAGACATAAACAAATGATGAATAACCCTAATCAATTGCAGATTATTTGTGTAAAGGTTAGGGTTTTCATCTAGTTGCAAATCATGTGCAGCATTAGCAATTTCAATATAATTTGGATAAAATGAAAATGAAATTATTTCAAAAGATCAGAAAGTGAAAGTCTTATTTAGATCTATACAGGAGGTTTTTACAGTGTCAAAAGAGCGTATAATTGTGACAGGTGGGAGTGGCAAGGCAGGGAAGTGGGTTATAAAAGACCTTGTTGAACATGGGTATGATGTTGTGAATTTAGATTGGAAAAGACCTGAGGATGAACTTTGTCAAACGATTATTGTCGATTTAAATAACTTAGGTGAAGTTCAAAATGCACTGGCTCAGTATAATACAAGAGAACACATTTCTGTGAAAGGAATCGTTCATTTTGCAGCTATTCCTCAAGCTTTTATTTATCCTAATGATGTGACTTTTAGAAATAATGTAATGAATACATATAATGTATTGGAAGCGGCTGCTAACTTAGGCATTGATAAGGTAGTGCTTGCTTCAAGTGAATCTTCATATGGAATCGTATTTGCAAGTGAATTTTTTGAACCGAAGTATTTACCAATAGATGAAAATCATCCGCAGCTCCCAGAAGACAGCTATGGGTTATCTAAGGTCGTGAATGAATTGACTGCACAAGCTTTTAACAGACGAACAGGTATGCAGGTTATCTCTCTTCGTTTAGGAAATATATTGGAGCCATCTGATTATATTTGGCTTAGAGAAAGGTTTGACAAACCAGAAGAACGTCTTTTGATCCTTTGGTCATATATCGATGCACGTGATGTTGCGACAGCATGTCGATTATCCATTGAAAAGGATGATTTGGGAGTTCAAGAATTAATTATTGCAGCAGATGATACATCTTCTGACATATCATCAAAAGAACTGATTGAGAAATTTTTACCTAATGTAAAGGATATTCGAGCAGAATTTAACGACCGTGAAAGCTTATTATCCAATAAAAAGTTGAAACAAGTATTAGGATGGGAACAAAAGTACAGTTGGAAAGAGTAGTATGATGGGAAGTTTTTCATTAGTGAAAATTGGTAATGAATCCAATAGTCTATTAATATATAAATTGAGGAAAATCGTAGTCTTAAAAAAGTCTATGATTTTCCTCTTCCTTATACATGATGTTTATGAATTCCTATTTCCTTGTATCTCACTTTACGCTTCAAAAAATTCAAAAGTACGAAACCAAGTTTGGGTTTCTCCTGGTTTTACATCAATATGAATGAATATTTCTGGTGAAACGACATGAGTAGTACCCCAAATCGCAAACATTGCGGGTGGGAATTCATTAATTTCTCTCATACCTACACCGCTTGGCTCATGAAATAACTCCCATTTATGGCCTGTATCATTATACCCTGTTGGACGCCAATAAAAAGGTTCATTGGGTTTGTTTTTCCAACTTAATTCGTGATCACTTATTGTCATAATATCAGGTAACTCTTCTATTTGTGGTGTATAAGGTAGCCTCAATTTATAACCGGTACCAATTGGCTGCTCATTGATTCCAATAAAATTATGTACATATTCTTCTGTTTTAATCGATTTTTCTCCGACGTTTTTTAGGTTGTAATGTATGGTTAAACTTTGGTCGTTTAATACGATTGTTTTTTCTATGGCTGCTGCATACCCCTGACTATTTATAGGCGATACTTTAAAGATTATTTTACTTTCTTCTTCAATGACTTGAATGTCAAAGGGAGATATTGGGTAGGGTGACTGGAATTGATATTCACCCTCTTCAGTACGTGTAAGGTTTCCGATTCCTAACTTTGGAAACTGTTCACCTACAGCGGATTCATCATAGCCTATAGGTGTAAATATCCCAAATTCGTTACACATTCCTTGTCCTTCTGTTCCTCTTTCAGGTATGTAGGTTTCTGGTACGCAAAAAGTATGTTTATTGTTTAGTGTAACTTGTGTTATATAACCCGTCCAATCAAATCGAGAGCCTTTTTGAAAGGCTCCCGGTTTTGCAATATTCACTTTTAACTTATTATTTTGCAAAATGAATGAAGGAGGATTAAGGAATTCATGTTTAGACAGACTCATATGAATGCTCCTTTTCATTAATAAATATCAACCTAAAACAACTTCTAGGGTGTGGTTTTCATTTTCTGGAAGTTGGTTTATGAACTCACGACTAATAATCACTGCTTTTTGTTTCGTTTCAAATGTAATCTCTTCACCATTTAATGTAATGGATTGAATTTGATAAGCCCCATGGTCTAAACCGTTCTCGTTTTTGTATACAATGTTTAAGTGACGGTTTGCAAAATAGGAAAATACAGAGGCTACGTTCTGATCATTAAACTGATTTATTAGTAGTTTAGGCTCTAGAGATAAATCTCCTAGATTCCCTTTTACTCCGAACATCTCAGTCAGTACAGTTAATAATAACCAGCTAGCAGAACCTGTTAAGTAGTGGTACATGCCTCTGCCTTTTTCACTAATATATTCAGGTACACCTGGGTAAATACGACTAAGTTCAAAGTTTTTACTTAACTCATAAATGGAGTTGATCACATCATAACCTTCATGTCCAAACTGTCGTTGGTACATTGCGTTACTGTACATTACAGCCATATGACTGAACATGGCACCATTTTCTTTATGACCAAAAGCAAAACCAAATCCTCGTCCAATGTTTTGTTGAATCTCTCCAAATTGTGAATTTAATCGATATCCGATTTTTTCATCTTTAAGGTAATTCGTAACGGATTCAGATATTTTTTTTACTTGATCATCAGTAGCCACGCCCCCCATTACAGGGAAAACTTGACCAGTTAGTGTCATGCGAACTCCGTTAGTATGGTCGCCTTCAACTCGTTCTGCATCGTTATTGTAATAGCCATTAAACCATTCAAAACCTTCTTCATTTTTAATCCACTCATTCTGTCTTAAGTGGTTGATCATCCAATCCGCTTTACTGTTTAAGTCAGCTGCTAAATCTTTAATGCAGATAGACGTTTTTTCACCGCTGATTTTATGACTACAAGTTTCAAAGTATTGATTTAAGCGTTCTAGTTTTTCTTCTACATTATCATAGTTGATAGGGTTGGAGATCGTATCCAATAAAATGATGATTTCCTTTGTGAGCTGTAACTCCTCAGTACCTGTTTTCTTTTGAAGAGATAACAGTAATTGGCTCATCTCTTTTAAATTACTGGCATAAAGAGCTGTGAATGCAACACTTTCACCCAAATCAGGTGCCAAGTCAAAAGCATCATTCCAATCCGCACCTTCAAGTTTGATGTTATTATGTTGTCCTACATTGTAAAATTGCACAATATTCTGCAATAACATATGTTCAAAGATTGTGCCTTCATAGATATCGCTATTTTCAGATTTGAGCTGGTTTCCTTGCTCAGGGTCCCATTGTAAGTCTAAATCCTTTGAACGTTTAATTTGTGTATCTTTAAAATAAGTTTGATTTTCTAACAAAAATTCAATATCTCCACTCTGATGAATGTATAACATAGTGGTTAAAAACGGCCAGGCTCCATGATCCATCCAGACACGAGATATATTGTTTCGATCTGCTACAAATTCACCTGGTTCTGAACCAATAATGGTAGCGTTGCTTCCATCAATCCGTACCCCTGCAAAGTTGTTTAACAACAATTCTTTTACTTTTTTAGGATCATCCATAATTAAAAGTGCCAGACAATCTTGCCATAAATCTCTCCATCCACGTCCACCTTTTCCGTAATCATGATGTGGAAGGAAAGAACATCCATAAATTCTTCTTAAAATAGGTTGTAAAGTGACCCACTTCATCCATTGATTGAAATCGATATCACTAGTTTCAAAATTTAAATTGTTAAGTTTATCTTTCCAGTCTATTTTATTTTGTTCTAATAGAAGATCAAATTGTTCTTCTGAACAATACTTTTTGGAAATTTCGCTTATATCCTTTGGTCGATTGTCCGTAATCATGAGTACAACAATGTAGGACTTGGACTCTCCAGGTTTTAATGTTGTTGTATTAAACTTTAACGCTCCTATTGCTTCATATCCTTCAATTGTTTCACCTGCATTTGTATGTGGTGCTTCATTTTTCACAATGACTTTAGGCCAGTCTAGGTTTCCACCTTCACCTATAAAGTCTTCAACAACTGGGAAGAAACCTGTTGGTGCTTCTCCATTACCGTCAGAACCTAAAACACTATAAGTCACGTGATTTATCTTATGTCCTCTTTCATCAAAAGAAAGTGTAGGCTGCACTTCTATTCCGTATTTAGAAGTGTAAATTCGATGAAGTAAAGAGGTAACATGGCGATGATCACGAATATCATCAGCTGACCTTGCATAAAGAGGAATAGCTGCTGTTGGTGTTACCGTCAAATCTTGATCACTTGTATTTGATAAATTAACTTTTAAAAGCTCAACTTGATCTTTATT
This genomic window from Chengkuizengella sediminis contains:
- a CDS encoding carbohydrate binding domain-containing protein; its protein translation is MKKRGIVITSLFVIIIVIGIVFYFNQKNDNSGFQPKASKGNIHGTTAVTVDFDETIHHLAVKVSNESFSEPNLGEGVPTHRTVSNPYLPGADISGVDAKTNKYLGVYLADENNKIIDYKEIKLSKGKVQTEKWNLVWEDEFEEDEINDSKWNFIQGGGGYGNHELQHYTNRQENARIEDGKLMIEAREESFGSEEYTSAKLTTEGKGDWKYGRFEIRAKSPEGQGIWPAIWMMPTDYQVYNVWPSSGEIDIFELVGHDPYTVHGTLHYGVPHTYTGESYQLPGEKKFSDDFHTYTMEWEPGEIRWYVDEVLFSKQNDWFSKDPNNPENYTYPAPYDREFYLQLNLAVGGDWPGYPDHTTVFPQQFVIDYVRVYELDGEYREAGIRPEPSPYESQTTGDVRGPLEDGNYVYNGSFDDDLSNWEFQPYEPKTQFGGEGEVTVVASELNTVIQKQGEAPWAIQIVQTQISMEKNERYTLSFDARSSGNRQMMVNVSGPDRNFSRYFQDTNVSLDGNMQHFEFTFDMVQDSDMNARVEFNMGQVSTLPVWIDNVKLVKKEKDPNETKSILPTGNYVYNGTFDQGDHRLSFWELTSDNGVNATASVGIELEERELEVTVNETGDSLESIRLTQTDLNMEKGKTYYLSFDARAEEEGMIGVKMTDETQKNIHATKTFDILSDTQSNSFVFKMENETDAHAQLQFLLGSQKSAVFLDNILLKELLPPTLLEEHIVIRAKEYDDMVGVVIEGETVGFIEEGDWMQYIIDVKKTGNYKISYYAASDRDDGQITMLSKSGSVFTQNLNAGELLESEADHETSIQVEKTGGWQSYRSMNDTITLNAGVQTIQIYAPNVNLHWFSIAEEK
- a CDS encoding carbohydrate binding domain-containing protein, whose translation is MKKLLSLLLVLMMVLSSFQIVFAEKKGNGNDAPATNNFNPRASKGQLHGSTEVDVKIDESVHHLAVQVSSLPIETPNAGDEVPTDFSIKNPYTALDDISGVDAEINKYLGVYLADDNNKVVDFKLLELTKGKVQKEKWNLVWEDNFDGQIIDETKWNFIQGGGGYGNNELQNYTNREENARVENGLLILEAHEENFGGNDYTSAKLTTEGKGDWTYGKYEFRAKMPEGQGIWPAIWMMPTDYGIYDIWPSSGEIDIMEFLGHDPYTVYGTLHYGVPWTHTGQDFQLPSGESFVDDYHTFTLEWEPGEMRWYVDGILFSTQNDWFSKDPQGADSFTYPAPYDRDFYIQMNLAVGGNWPGSPDETTVFPQQLLIDYVRVYELDGEYREAGEKPEPNPYINNDSEGREPLEDGNYIYNGNFAEELAFWDFQPFDPDDLFGGEGEVSVVDGVLNTTITNAGDALWALQFVQPNLPIENGERYKYSFDAWSLGDRSMMVNVSGPDNNFARYLQDATIGLTDTPQHFEFIFDMVQPTDINARAEFNMGQASTLPVFIDNVRLEKVEKDPNASKEVLSDGNYIYNGTFDQGTNRLGFWELTTDDSATASASVNSEIYYRELYVSIDEAGTSPDSIAVSQNHLNIEENQSYIVSFDARAVEERSIEIQLTDADQTEIYMNESIDLSTATQEYSKVFRMNNPTDEHALLQFLFGNHDAGVFVDNVTMKAISPPKDIAGDTQIEAEDYVSMFGVIAENDGQTIGFIDEGDWLQYAIDVQEAGEYVISYSVASNVDTGSLTLLTKTGSAYTGELEFNDEITESEADGLYNMDIANTGGWNNWSIVSQTVNLEEGVQTLQIASPGVNLDWFTISTESQSQGEDLIINGTFDSIVEPTFAWWGDQWNGYAEGETSIEDGLLKVHLESLGAQAFIPQVVQEGLQFISGQTYTVSFDAKSTSPKKINVNVGRGLDAAPWFIPYVDTQQVQLNDELQTYQFTFTMNEASYDNGKIVFELGPVDGEAVTGDVYFDNVSIKRDIIQNGHFSSSIDPWQAWWGDQWAGYAVGEINATDGQMVIDIEQTGDQSYSPQVFQNGLYLENGNTYTVSFDASSSEARQMNVNVGRELTEAPWFIPYADTQIIDLSTDQENYRFTFTMNEDTYNNGKIVFELGNIAGEAIPATISLDNVSIVQGILNGGGDSSGGGDQDPDDPIGDDQNPGDELIQNGTFETLVEPWFSWWGDQWAGFAEGDVNVTDEQLVISINAVGAASYSPQLFQDGLTLVNGSTYIVSFDAKADAAKKVNVNVGKELTTAPWFVPYVDMQQVEVGTEYQNYSFTFTMSEESYDNGKIVFELGSIDGEAVTGDVYLDNISIVVGE
- a CDS encoding NAD-dependent epimerase/dehydratase family protein, whose protein sequence is MSKERIIVTGGSGKAGKWVIKDLVEHGYDVVNLDWKRPEDELCQTIIVDLNNLGEVQNALAQYNTREHISVKGIVHFAAIPQAFIYPNDVTFRNNVMNTYNVLEAAANLGIDKVVLASSESSYGIVFASEFFEPKYLPIDENHPQLPEDSYGLSKVVNELTAQAFNRRTGMQVISLRLGNILEPSDYIWLRERFDKPEERLLILWSYIDARDVATACRLSIEKDDLGVQELIIAADDTSSDISSKELIEKFLPNVKDIRAEFNDRESLLSNKKLKQVLGWEQKYSWKE
- a CDS encoding GH36-type glycosyl hydrolase domain-containing protein, whose amino-acid sequence is MKNENKSSGWKFINDDSTFSISNPQKSSYLYFPLVNEAGMMSAITPTLHGDIKTSQNTFLMAPVSSEDLHNSRAARNFWVHIEGEDIWSATGNSAKQISLNFKEKEEEEVHLEAGLLWHKVTRENKKLGIKAECTSFVPANKDQVELLKVNLSNTSDQDLTVTPTAAIPLYARSADDIRDHRHVTSLLHRIYTSKYGIEVQPTLSFDERGHKINHVTYSVLGSDGNGEAPTGFFPVVEDFIGEGGNLDWPKVIVKNEAPHTNAGETIEGYEAIGALKFNTTTLKPGESKSYIVVLMITDNRPKDISEISKKYCSEEQFDLLLEQNKIDWKDKLNNLNFETSDIDFNQWMKWVTLQPILRRIYGCSFLPHHDYGKGGRGWRDLWQDCLALLIMDDPKKVKELLLNNFAGVRIDGSNATIIGSEPGEFVADRNNISRVWMDHGAWPFLTTMLYIHQSGDIEFLLENQTYFKDTQIKRSKDLDLQWDPEQGNQLKSENSDIYEGTIFEHMLLQNIVQFYNVGQHNNIKLEGADWNDAFDLAPDLGESVAFTALYASNLKEMSQLLLSLQKKTGTEELQLTKEIIILLDTISNPINYDNVEEKLERLNQYFETCSHKISGEKTSICIKDLAADLNSKADWMINHLRQNEWIKNEEGFEWFNGYYNNDAERVEGDHTNGVRMTLTGQVFPVMGGVATDDQVKKISESVTNYLKDEKIGYRLNSQFGEIQQNIGRGFGFAFGHKENGAMFSHMAVMYSNAMYQRQFGHEGYDVINSIYELSKNFELSRIYPGVPEYISEKGRGMYHYLTGSASWLLLTVLTEMFGVKGNLGDLSLEPKLLINQFNDQNVASVFSYFANRHLNIVYKNENGLDHGAYQIQSITLNGEEITFETKQKAVIISREFINQLPENENHTLEVVLG